The genome window CGTAAAACTTTTTCCATCCGTCAATTTTGCTAATTCTTATCAAACCTTCAGCTTCCAGAGCGTCTAATGCAGGATAAACAGATCCGGGTGATGGTCTCCACATACCATAACTTGTCTTCTCGATTTCATCCATAATTTGAGCACCGGTCATTGGCCCCTTAGATAATACATATAATATAATCCACTTTAAGCCTCTTCTCCTATGCCAAAACATTAATACTTACTTATTATATTAAAGCTTTTAAAGCTAAAGTGCCAAAAATGGAAAAGCTCAGAAAAAATTACAATGGCTTAAACTCCTTTTCAACTAGTTGTGCCATCTTATCTGCACAATCTTTTATATCACTAAGCATCTTGCCTTTAAGCTCATTGTAATCTCTAGCCTTGTATAAATATCTTGGTCTTCCAGCCTTATTACCAGGCTCCTTTATCCTCATTACTAATCCCATTTCAAGTAACTTATTCAAACTTCTATTAATTGAAGCTTTAGAAAGCTTAAGATCACTTTCCAATTCTTCAGTACCTCTAGCATCGCCTTTCATTAGCGCTAATAATACCGTGACATCAGTTTCCGATAGACCATAGCAAAATGACAAAATATCTACTAGACCAGCATCCTTTCCAGATGGTAACTTTATTCTAGTACCCTCACTTAATTGGGTTTCCGACATTTATCTCACTAATAAAGAATCTAACAAGTCACATATAAAAATTTTTTCCAACCACAGTAAGGTAACTATTGAATCTATAAACCTCTAATGCAAGTATTATACAAAAATAATTAGCATTAAGTATTACTAATATACTTTGGATATAAAGCATTACTACATCATTCTCACTTATGTACTAGTATCTATTATTTACAGAGATAAGTAAGATTTATATATTAGATTAGTAATAGAGTATTATGGTGAATAGAATGGCAGTAGAAGAAATAGTAAAAGTATCAAGAAACTATCAAGTAACAATTCCTGCAAAAGTAAGGCAGAAATTTCAAATCAAGGAAGGAGATTTAGTTAAAGTAACTTATGATGAAAGTGAGGGAGTAGTGAAAATACAATTATTGAAGGAGCCTTGGAAGTAGTTTTTTAAATACTTTCCCCTTTTTTTTCTTTAATGTTAGTGGATTCTCACGCTCATATTGATGTCGAAGACTTTGATATGGATAGGGATTTTATAGTAAATGAATGTCGAATTCTAATAGTAAACGCTGGTGTTGATCTCAAAAGTAATTTAAAAACACTTGAGCTAGCTAAAAAATATAGTAATATTATCCCGGCTATAGGTTTCCATCCTGAGTTTGTGAAGGACAAGATAAATGAGTTAGATAAATGTATTGAACTAGTAAGATATGCGAATATAATAAGTGAGGTTGGTTTAGATTACTTTTGGATAAAGGAGAATGAACTCAGAAGAAAACAAATTGATATTTTAGAGAGATTCTTGCAAATAGCTGAGAGAGAAGAAAAACCGATAATAATCCATATAAGGGGAGGAATGAAAGATTTCTTGGAAATAATTACCTCATTCAAAAAGGTAAAATTCGTGATACATAGTTTTGAAGGAAGTGTAAAGATAGCTAATAAAATAATAGAACTTGGTGGATTAATCTCAATTCCTCCAATAATAGTAAGGGATAAGGATAGACAAATGGTTGTTAAGGAAATTCCTCTGGATTTTATTCTTACAGAAACTGATTCACCGTTTATGGGTCCTGAAAAAATGAGTAGAAATAAACCCTGCAATGTAAAGGTTGTTATAAAACAAATTAGCCAACTAAAAAGGGTAGAGGAAAAAGAAGTCGAAGAAAAAATATACAAGAATTTTCTGTACTTAATTTATGGTCCTCTTACAGCAAGCTAGCAGAAACATAGATATTATAAAACCTAAGGTTGGAATATAATATCTAGGTTCTGGTGCAAGCCACGCTAACATTGAAGATGAGAAAATTGCCATTAATAACATAGTAAGCGAAAGACCCAATATTAGAATTCCACCTATTGCCATTGGTTTATCTATCCTCTCCATTGCATCTCACTATTCTATACTAACTTAATTTAGGTTAAAAAGTTTTACTGTATATGAGAAAAATCAAAAATAATTAAAAAAAGAAATTACCTTCACTTACTTATGTTCATCTTCTGGTGCAAAATAGACAAATAAGAAGAATGATATAAAGCCTATAAAGGCACCCACAGTAAATGGTAAAATGTAATTAACAGCAGCAGCATGTAGTGTCTCCATTGTTAATTCCCACAGTAGTAATGCTATAGCTAAAATATAGCCTATACCCAATAATCTAAAGAAGCTGACCATAACTCTCACCCTTGTTCAACTAGAATCACACCCCATAGTCCCATTACGTATCCAGTTTGTTCCCCAGTTAATGTGTTCGACATTTTCATGAAGTTGTAATTATAATAAACTGGAGTTATTAGACCATATAGATATGCTGGCGCAGTAGCGTTAAAGGTGAAAGTAATGGTCTTATTGTACTGAATTGGTACTTCTTTGACTGGAGTTATACTTCCATTCCACCAGACAGCATATATTCCTACATAAACGTCAGTAACTGGGTATGGAGTACCAGTAGTTGAATAATTATACAAGAAATTATGATCATTATTAGGGGTTGGTATATAAATGTTTACGGTAACATTGGAGTTAGCTAACACTATAGCTGTAGGGCCCGGAACGGAATCATTAAACATTGCGTAGTTATTTGCGACAAGAGTAATGGATGGAGTCATTGTAGTATTATACACAACTATAGGAGGATTATACGGATCACCAACTAATGTACTTGTTTGTGCTAAATGAGTTTGTGCAATGTATTCACTGATATCAGTTGGATTCATATATCCTTGATATGGTAGTACTAATAATAATCCTTCCTGATAACTGAACCAAGGACCATTATACTCACTGTTTAGAAAGGCAAAAGCACCGCTAATATTAGGAACTACTACTGGTGCATATTGAACTAGACCAGGGACTATCTGAACATCATCGACGTGTGTAGCGTAATCTGGGTAGTAGAAATTAGCAGTAGCCATGTGTGGTGCACTATACATAGTTAAGTTAATGTACTGACCGGGATGTGCTACCATTATGTTATAATAAAACGGGCTTCCTAGCTCGTTAGAAGTAATACCGCCTCCATTTTCTTTTATGGCGAAATAATACTGATAAGCATATAATGTACCTTGTATGACTTTTCCCTCATTAGCTGCGGTATTAGGAATTATGGTCCCAGCTTGGACAGATGATGAATCGCCTCCTACGGTATATACTGCAGGTGCAGTCGCACCTATTACTATTGCGAATAGTATAATTACATATATAATCCAATAAAGTTCAAATTTTTCTTTCCTATCCACTTTAATCACCTCAAATAGACTTCATACTTTTAAGAGAACCAATAGCCGAAAAAATAATTCCAATTGTAAGAATAGTAATCCAAACCCAAGTTTGGGTAGTATACGTATCACTTGCAAAAACTAATGGAACAATGCTAACTACGATAAGTATTGCACCAACAATTGCTAATGCTATAGTCGACGCTAAACCTTTTTTACTAGTACTGTGAGCTTTTATAAACTTCAAAACTGGACTAGTAAACGAAATTGAAGATGGCCATTCTAAACTCATTGCTACCGCACCAGCAATTTGAGGCAATGATAGTCCCTCTAGTCTTACTAGTCTCCCTTTAACTAACGTTAACACCAGATTTAAGAACCATACTAAAGTAGCTAAATCGGCTATAATTGCACCAGCAGTTGCTATTACTTCAGCATCAATTAGCCCTGGTACTCTAGGATAAATCTCAGCTCTTCTTACTATCCCATAGAATCCTATTAGCTCAAATCCTACAATTAGGAGTGTAGTTCCTATCATATAACCAATGTAATGAACCCATGCCATTGCTTTTGAAAACCACATTCTTCCGCTTATCATAGTTATCATAATATATAATACTGCCCACGCGGCAGGTACTATAGAAAATAATATCATTGCATGGAAGTGTCCAACTATCCAATCCGTGTTATGAACTATTGCGTCAAAACTTATGGTTGCATTCGATATACCAGTAACTCCAGCTGCTATTGCTCCAGCAAACGAGGTTACAGCCCAAGCGGTTATAATGTTCCAATTTACGTTTGTGCCTTTAACAGTAGCCCATAGATTAAAGAATGTCATCATGGAAGGTATTACTACGGAATATGTTAGAACTTCTTGGAGAAACTTTAATGCTATGGGAAGATTGACCATGTATAAGTGATGGATAGGAACATTGTTAGAGAATATTAAGTATAATAGAGCAGATATTCTTCCCATTCTGTCACTATACAGTGGTTTGTTAGCTAACATTGGTATTAGTAAATATAATGCGCCTACTGCGGGAACCCAGGCCATGTAAACTACCGCATGGCCAAATATCCAAAACGCTATCTGATTCGCTATTGGATCTAATCCTACTACGTGATAAAATGCTAAAACATCCCATACATCAGCAGCTGTAACACCAGAATACCCTATCATGAAGATTAAGGTGACCATTAAGAAGAAAACAAGGGGGACCGGAAGTTTTTCTTTCATATTTTTACTAGCTAAGTAGTAATGATACACTATCCAGAAACCATCTATATAAGTGAAAGCATCCAGTAAGATCCAGCCCCAGAAAAACAATGGACTGGCAACATACTGAGAATAACCCGGTATTCCTAGTGGTGAGAGATAATACCATATTGTAGCGGAAAAGTAGTTATCAAAACCCGCCGCTGGTATAATTAAAATTGGCCCCTCCATAAACATCATTGAGATATTAACCGCAATAAAGCCGAGATTAAGCATCCACTTGGCTCTAGGTTCTATGTTTAGAAGCTTTATTGTAAAATAGATAAATATTGCATAAATAACTTGTTGGGCAAAACCGAATAGATCCCTTTCAGCATGTAATGTTATACCGGCATAATATTCTTGTGGTGTCAGAGGTAAGACGGCTGAAAGCCCCCAAGATGCTTCCACTAATCTTACCATTAATGAATCAATAACACCTAATAAACCCCATATAACACCTAAAACTAGCATTCCCATAACAATTCTAGTAGTCCAATCTTTATCAAGTTGGAAAAGATCAATAATTACGTCTTTTAATCCCATATCACTCATCTCTAACTATAAAAAGCTTCTTGTAAACTTAAATATTTTTCTTATAAACTCTTTGTAGGTTTATTTTAACAATGTTTGCAACTCTTTCAGTTTATTAGGTTAATTTAGCTTATTCTATATTATATGAAAAAAGAAGTAACTTACGCTATTACTGGAAAGATAAGTGCTAATTTTAAAAGTGAAGGCAACGGTTAACTAACATAGTATAAATCATAAGGATGTTCATTTATCTTTAACTTTAATTAAATGTTGTATGATTAGGCTGTTGGCAAAATGGAGATCTCACAATTTTTAATCTTTTTCAGACATTATCTTACATAACTGAAACATTTGGCGAAAGTAATATTAGAGAAATTCAGATTAAGTTCCAAGTAAACGAAATTATTATCCTAACTCAATTCTGCAATTTCTAGCCTTGTTAGTGGGAATGCGTAATCTTTATTGAAATGAGAAATGGAAAATGAGATGTTTTAGGTCGTTTTTATAATACACATGTTTATAAGGGATAAATTAGTAGGCGATAGTTGCTAAAACATTATATGTTACAATATTATCTATTTCCTATGCAAGATGAAAGTGAGAGGAGTCATGTTTTAAAGAGGCTAAAGGAAGCAGTAGATATTTTTGTATCTAATGAAAAGGCTTATCTCCTTATCCCTGAAATTAGAACTAACATTGGATATGCAGTATCTAACGCTATTAATGCCAATGACGTTGCAGCAATTCCAGGTAGGTTAACTGTAGCTTTCAAAAAGGTAATATACTGTATGTTGCCAGCCTTCGGAGCGTCTGACCATATTGCGAGGGTAATCCTCACCGTAATGAAGTATGATAAGAATCTTAGAAGTGCGATAAATTTGAAATATTATAGAGAAGTCATTGAGAAGTTACCAACCAATGATCTTTGTATATTTGATAGATCTTCCGAGCCTAAAGAAGTGAAATATAAAGAACACAGTACTATGAACTTCATGGTCGAGTTTTGTTATGGTAGATTGTCCAAGGTACCTACCTATATAGTAGATCTAGGTGACTTTGGTAAAGAGCCTTCACTCTTCATTCTAGATCAAGATCCAGTTATAGTAGTAAATAAATCTTTAGGATTATTGAAATATATTTCAGAAGATGTTCTTTAGTTGATTTCTACAATTTCTTAAATGCTCTATTATTTTTTGTATGTTATTTTGATCTATTTTTGATCTGTTATCATATAAGTAAAATGCTGTTTGCAATAGTTCTTGTAATATTTGCTTGGAGAGTTTGGCATTATCACCAAGAAGCTTAAGTGATTTATTCTTTATCTCTTCTAGTTCTTTCTTACCTTTATCTGTTATAACGTAGATCTTCTTTCCATTTTCAATTTTTACTTCTATCAAATCTTTTTCCACTAAGCCTTTTAAGACTGGATATATAGATCCGGTGCTAGGCCTATAAGAACCCTCAAATTTCTTCTCTATACTTTTTATAATCTCGTAAGTTCTCATTGGTCTCTCATTTAGGCATTCTAGGACTAGGTATTTCAGCGCGCCCTTTTTTAGCCTTTGAAAGCTAAACTTTGACATCACATGTAAAAATATTGAAACAAAAAATTAATATTTAATTGCACTAGACAAAGTAAGGATAATAGACGTTCTCCGGAATCATTATAATAAATGGTAAATTATAATCAATTTGCGAGTTAATATATTTAAAGTATTGATATGTGGCAGTCTCCGAGTATAGATAAATTTCACCAGAAATGTTTTCATATCTATAATGGGCATTAACTACTGGGTATCCCAATGGTAAATATCCTTCACTACCGCCATCTATCAATATTCCTGTTATATTATTCCTTACTATAGTAACTGGAGGTATGGGACCAATGTTGTAATTAATGGAATATGAGTATTCTTTAGCTAAATTGTATGTAATATATGCAAAATTTGGATATGTAATCCCTCCAGAATTTTCTTTAAGAGCTATAGTTATTTGTGAATTAGGTGTAATTGAGACAATTAAGTTGACATTATTAGGGTTTATTTGGGGATTTAAGAAGTACCAGAAGTAAGTGTAATTCATAACGTTATTAATCGGAGTGCCATTAATATTATAATCTAAGTTACCGCCACTGATCATCATTGAAATGCTTAGTACACTCTCTTTAGTTATATTCGAGATATTCAGAAATTCATCAATTGATGATTGGGACATCCACGTAGATACAGCTGGTTGAACAACAGGATAAATATCTCCACTTACATTATCTATATTATACGAAGCATCTATCTCTACTCCATTATATAATGTATAGTTATTGTATCCCGGGATAGGTATACCAAGCCATACTGGACTCCCGGAATATGGATTGATACCGCCAAAGCACACATATCCATAATTAATACTAGATGCTAAGAGATAACCAGTGAATTTATAGCTTATTAGTTGTAATTGTGCACCATTACTTTGTTGTATTGTATAATTGTGTTCTTTCATGAAGTAAATCATATCATACGTTACGTAACTTAGTGTTACATAATATGAACCGGGTGGTGCTACAAATATCTTACCTTGAGAGTAGATAAACGTTACGTTATAAACTGGCACAAGATAATTTACTTGATATGAAATGCCGAATTCTAAAGGTAAATAATAGGAGAACTGTGGCGAGTTAGCAGTATAATAAATTCCCGGTGTAGCCCCTTGAGAGACTGCTACAAAGACTTGAGTATAATAAGGAATTGCTATGTCAAAGTATTGGTACCTTGAAGTTAGATTAGCTATAATCGGAATTGTTCCATTTTCTGGAATAAATATTATTGAGTTTTGAATTCCGTAGGGTGTATATGATGCTGGAGTTGCCGA of Sulfolobus sp. E5-1-F contains these proteins:
- a CDS encoding PadR family transcriptional regulator gives rise to the protein MFWHRRRGLKWIILYVLSKGPMTGAQIMDEIEKTSYGMWRPSPGSVYPALDALEAEGLIRISKIDGWKKFYELTEEGRRAIGAMSEEDKVKEAIEQLEFSARYIVENLEKLSDEDKRKVKNILDELSKVMR
- the lrs14 gene encoding HTH-type transcriptional regulator Lrs14 translates to MSETQLSEGTRIKLPSGKDAGLVDILSFCYGLSETDVTVLLALMKGDARGTEELESDLKLSKASINRSLNKLLEMGLVMRIKEPGNKAGRPRYLYKARDYNELKGKMLSDIKDCADKMAQLVEKEFKPL
- a CDS encoding AbrB/MazE/SpoVT family DNA-binding domain-containing protein, translating into MAVEEIVKVSRNYQVTIPAKVRQKFQIKEGDLVKVTYDESEGVVKIQLLKEPWK
- a CDS encoding TatD family hydrolase, which encodes MLVDSHAHIDVEDFDMDRDFIVNECRILIVNAGVDLKSNLKTLELAKKYSNIIPAIGFHPEFVKDKINELDKCIELVRYANIISEVGLDYFWIKENELRRKQIDILERFLQIAEREEKPIIIHIRGGMKDFLEIITSFKKVKFVIHSFEGSVKIANKIIELGGLISIPPIIVRDKDRQMVVKEIPLDFILTETDSPFMGPEKMSRNKPCNVKVVIKQISQLKRVEEKEVEEKIYKNFLYLIYGPLTAS
- a CDS encoding oxidase, with translation MDRKEKFELYWIIYVIILFAIVIGATAPAVYTVGGDSSSVQAGTIIPNTAANEGKVIQGTLYAYQYYFAIKENGGGITSNELGSPFYYNIMVAHPGQYINLTMYSAPHMATANFYYPDYATHVDDVQIVPGLVQYAPVVVPNISGAFAFLNSEYNGPWFSYQEGLLLVLPYQGYMNPTDISEYIAQTHLAQTSTLVGDPYNPPIVVYNTTMTPSITLVANNYAMFNDSVPGPTAIVLANSNVTVNIYIPTPNNDHNFLYNYSTTGTPYPVTDVYVGIYAVWWNGSITPVKEVPIQYNKTITFTFNATAPAYLYGLITPVYYNYNFMKMSNTLTGEQTGYVMGLWGVILVEQG
- a CDS encoding cbb3-type cytochrome c oxidase subunit I, producing MGLKDVIIDLFQLDKDWTTRIVMGMLVLGVIWGLLGVIDSLMVRLVEASWGLSAVLPLTPQEYYAGITLHAERDLFGFAQQVIYAIFIYFTIKLLNIEPRAKWMLNLGFIAVNISMMFMEGPILIIPAAGFDNYFSATIWYYLSPLGIPGYSQYVASPLFFWGWILLDAFTYIDGFWIVYHYYLASKNMKEKLPVPLVFFLMVTLIFMIGYSGVTAADVWDVLAFYHVVGLDPIANQIAFWIFGHAVVYMAWVPAVGALYLLIPMLANKPLYSDRMGRISALLYLIFSNNVPIHHLYMVNLPIALKFLQEVLTYSVVIPSMMTFFNLWATVKGTNVNWNIITAWAVTSFAGAIAAGVTGISNATISFDAIVHNTDWIVGHFHAMILFSIVPAAWAVLYIMITMISGRMWFSKAMAWVHYIGYMIGTTLLIVGFELIGFYGIVRRAEIYPRVPGLIDAEVIATAGAIIADLATLVWFLNLVLTLVKGRLVRLEGLSLPQIAGAVAMSLEWPSSISFTSPVLKFIKAHSTSKKGLASTIALAIVGAILIVVSIVPLVFASDTYTTQTWVWITILTIGIIFSAIGSLKSMKSI
- a CDS encoding thiamine-phosphate synthase family protein; protein product: MLQYYLFPMQDESERSHVLKRLKEAVDIFVSNEKAYLLIPEIRTNIGYAVSNAINANDVAAIPGRLTVAFKKVIYCMLPAFGASDHIARVILTVMKYDKNLRSAINLKYYREVIEKLPTNDLCIFDRSSEPKEVKYKEHSTMNFMVEFCYGRLSKVPTYIVDLGDFGKEPSLFILDQDPVIVVNKSLGLLKYISEDVL
- a CDS encoding PadR family transcriptional regulator, which produces MMSKFSFQRLKKGALKYLVLECLNERPMRTYEIIKSIEKKFEGSYRPSTGSIYPVLKGLVEKDLIEVKIENGKKIYVITDKGKKELEEIKNKSLKLLGDNAKLSKQILQELLQTAFYLYDNRSKIDQNNIQKIIEHLRNCRNQLKNIF
- a CDS encoding archaellin/type IV pilin N-terminal domain-containing protein, which codes for MKKGISSILGAIIIIQIVVLSVGLILYLTSLNAKMSNIAYSQIHEELQNTPISVIPTYQGPMIISSSTSHLAITYILYPNGEVIHTNIPITQNGVYINLDNYPWSIIVLNDGNWYNISANDRLVYPNISGLGKVGIYAPYTIYPGKSNLYYLVTPPIYGKNLDPTNWNLLSATPASYTPYGIQNSIIFIPENGTIPIIANLTSRYQYFDIAIPYYTQVFVAVSQGATPGIYYTANSPQFSYYLPLEFGISYQVNYLVPVYNVTFIYSQGKIFVAPPGSYYVTLSYVTYDMIYFMKEHNYTIQQSNGAQLQLISYKFTGYLLASSINYGYVCFGGINPYSGSPVWLGIPIPGYNNYTLYNGVEIDASYNIDNVSGDIYPVVQPAVSTWMSQSSIDEFLNISNITKESVLSISMMISGGNLDYNINGTPINNVMNYTYFWYFLNPQINPNNVNLIVSITPNSQITIALKENSGGITYPNFAYITYNLAKEYSYSINYNIGPIPPVTIVRNNITGILIDGGSEGYLPLGYPVVNAHYRYENISGEIYLYSETATYQYFKYINSQIDYNLPFIIMIPENVYYPYFV